A portion of the Sabethes cyaneus chromosome 3, idSabCyanKW18_F2, whole genome shotgun sequence genome contains these proteins:
- the LOC128740911 gene encoding adult cuticle protein 1-like — protein sequence MKCIAATVMLAILAVIAEGSYAPAVYAGHHGYAVAPVVTYAAHHGGPTVVQSNDHHGWAYANNHWGYAPAAVAYNSWDGHYAPAVAYQGAHWNHWDGHVAAPVAVQHAASYVAANRGAVHKAPLVGHAVNQKSLNLAPAPGTW from the exons ATGAAG TGTATCGCAGCTACAGTCATGCTTGCCATTTTGGCAGTCATCGCCGAAGGATCGTACGCCCCAGCGGTCTACGCCGGTCATCACGGATACGCTGTGGCTCCGGTGGTAACCTATGCTGCCCATCACGGAGGACCAACGGTTGTTCAGTCGAATGATCATCATGGTTGGGCCTATGCCAACAATCACTGGGGCTATGCACCGGCTGCCGTTGCCTACAACAGCTGGGATGGTCATTATGCTCCTGCGGTAGCCTACCAGGGCGCTCACTGGAACCACTGGGATGGTCATGTTGCCGCTCCAGTTGCTGTTCAGCATGCTGCTTCCTATGTGGCCGCTAACCGTGGAGCTGTACACAAGGCTCCTCTGGTCGGACATGCCGTTAACCAGAAATCACTGAACCTGGCTCCAGCTCCCGGAACCTGGTAG
- the LOC128740912 gene encoding adult cuticle protein 1-like produces the protein MKCFAAAVMVAFMAVAAKGSYAPAVYAGHHGYAVAPVVTYAAHHGGPTVVQSNDQHSWAYANAYNNHWGYAPTAVAYNSWDGHYAPAVAYQGAHWNHWDGHVAAPVAVQHAASYVAANRGAVHKAPLVGHAVNQKSLNLAPAPGTW, from the exons ATGAAG TGTTTCGCAGCTGCAGTCATGGTTGCCTTCATGGCAGTTGCCGCCAAAGGATCGTACGCCCCAGCGGTCTACGCTGGTCATCACGGATACGCTGTGGCTCCGGTGGTAACCTACGCTGCCCACCATGGAGGACCAACGGTCGTTCAGTCCAACGATCAACATAGCTGGGCCTATGCCAATGCTTACAACAATCACTGGGGTTATGCACCGACCGCCGTTGCCTACAACAGCTGGGATGGTCATTATGCTCCAGCCGTAGCTTACCAGGGTGCTCACTGGAACCACTGGGATGGTCATGTTGCCGCTCCAGTTGCTGTTCAGCATGCCGCTTCCTATGTTGCCGCTAACCGTGGTGCTGTGCACAAGGCTCCTCTGGTTGGACACGCCGTCAACCAGAAGTCACTGAACCTGGCTCCAGCTCCCGGAACCTGGTAA